GAAAATTGTAAATAGCATCGCCAGAAGTATTGTTTTGTCCAAAAATACCGATAGCAAGCAATAGAAATATTAGGTTGAATGTCTTCACTGTGTTTTGATTTTAAAACTGAAAATTACTCATTTTCTGTAATTCCGCCTAATAAAAAGCTTTTTTCAAGCTCTACACTTGCACCTTTCATTTCGCCTTTCATTGGGGGACTGGTTTTGGTAATTCTTAATTTGATGTATGAAATTTGATTAAATTTTTCGTTTATTTTAGTGATAATTCTTCCTGCAACATGCTCCAGCAATTTAGACTGAATTTTCATTTCTTCATGAATGATTTCATTAATATCAGCATAGCTTATGGTGTCATTTAAATCATCAGAAACTGCAGCGCCCCACAAATCAGTATGAATTTCTGCATTTAAAATATAATAGGTTCCGATAATATTTTCTTCAGGAAGAACGCCGTGGTAAGCGTAGATTTTTACATCTTCTAAAAAGATTTTACTCATGATTTTTTTATATATAAGCAAAAGTATTATATTTAATAACTAAACAAATCAAATAAATATGAAAAATCTTAAAAAATTAGCTCGAGTAGAGCTGAAGTCTATTAATGGTGGCGCAGTTTGTAATGAAAATTGTCCTTCCGGACCATACGGGCCCGGTCCTGATTTTCCACGTTCATGTGAAGCGTTTAATGCTTTGCCAAAATGTTGCCAATCTAAAGTTTTAGTACACATGGATTGTGTAGATGGTGGACTTTCATAAATGGTAAAGTCACCTTAGCAAAAAAATAAACGAGCTGCCTCATTTTTGAGACAGCTCGTTTTTATTATTTAATGCTTTTCGAAAGGTCGAGCATTGCTTCAATAGGCTTTAGTGCTCTCAATCGAAGTTCTTCTTCAATTAAAATTTCAGGAAGTTCATATTTCATACACAAATACAATTTTTCCATTGTATTTCGTTTCATATAAAAACATTCTGAACAGTTACAGCTTTCGTCAAAAACCAAAGCTGGAATTAATTCTTTGTGTGGCGCACGTTTTCTCATTTCGTGAAGAATTCCTTCTTCAGTAGCAATGATAAATTTTTGGCAATCGTCTTTTTCAACAAAATTTAAAAGAGCAGAAGTTGAACCGATGAAGTGAGCCAGTTTTAAAACTGATTCTTCACTTTCTGGGTGCGCAATCATTTTTGAATCTGGATTATCTGCCAATTGTTTTGCAATTCTTTCCATTGAGAAAGCCTCGTGTACAATGCAGCTTCCATCCCAAAGAATCATGTCACGACCGGTTTTTTTAGATAAATATCTACCTAAGTTTTTATCCGGTGCGAAAATAATTGGTCTGTCAGTCGGTAAAGCTTCAATTACGGTTTCAGCATTTGAGCTGGTTACGATAATATCACTTTCGGCCTTTGTTTCTGCGTTACAGTTGATGTAAGTTGCAATCAAAGCATTTGGATGCTGCTCACGCATTTTTCTCAAACCTTCACCTGAACATCCGTCTGCTAAAGAACATCCCGCCATAGTATCTGGAAGTACAACTTTTTTCGTTGGGTTCAGAATTTTTGCAGCTTCTGCCATGAAATGCACCCCGCAGAATACAATCATATCTGCATCTGTGTCTTTTGCCTGTCTTGCCAATTGAAGAGAATCTCCCAAGAAATCAGCAATGTCCTGAATTTCTCCCGGTTGATAATAATGCGCCAGAATAACGGCATTTTTTTCTTCTTTCAGCTGGAGAATCGCTTTTATCAGGTCTTCTCCTTGAGGAATGTCAATATCTTTTAAATCTAAAAATCCTTTTACGGGAAGTGTAGACTTAGCTTTTTCTAATGTTTCAGTGCTCATTTCAGCCTCAAATTTTTCTTTTATAGAAGTTAGTTTTTAGAGATTAGAAGTTAGTTTTAAACCAAATTGAAGGGTGCTTTTTACTAACTTCTAATCTCTAACTTCTAGTTTCTTCTATAAAACTTTTTATTAAACTTTCTATTTCTATTTTTGCTTCACTCAAATCGCTGTTAATCACGATTTTGTCAAATTCTATGGCGTAGGTAAGCTCTTCTTCAGCTTTTTCTACGCGGGTTTTTATGGTTTCGGCATCATCGGTGTTTCTTGAAATCAATCTTCGTTCCAATTCGGCAATCGAAGGTGGTTCTATGAAAATAGATAATGCTTTTTCTCCAAAATATTTTTTTAATGAAATTCCGCCTTTTACGTCTACATCAAAAATAACAACTTTCCCCTGACTCCAGATTTTTTCTACTTCAGATTTTAAGGTTCCGTAATATTTGTCGGTGTAAACCTCTTCAAATTCTACAAAAGCATCATCAGAAATTTTCTGTCTGAATTCTTCAGGCGAAATAAAGTGATAATCAATAGCATGAATTTCACTTCCTCTCGGTTGCCTCGTTGTACAAGATATAGAGAATTCCAGCTCCGGAATTGCTTCCAGAGAATGTTTTACTAATGTCGTTTTTCCGCTTCCCGATGGCGCTGAAAATATGATAACTTTATCCATTGTTTGGTTTCGGGTTTCGAGTTCTGAGTTTCGGGTTTTCAGATTCTGCCTTTAAATCTCGAATCTAAACCTGTATCACGAATCTCGTAACTATAATACGTTTAACGTTTGCTCTTTAATTTTTTCCAAATCATCTTTCATCATCACTACTAACTTCTGAATTTCAGCGTGATTGGCTTTTGACCCTAAAGTATTGATTTCTCTTCCGATTTCTTGTGAAATAAAGCCTAATTTTTTTCCATTAAAATCTTCATTTTCCATTACTTCAGAATAATATTTCAAATGTTGGGCAAGTCTTACTTTTTCCTCAGAAATATCTAATTTTTCAGTAAAATAAGCCATTTCCTGATAAAAACGAGTCTCATCAACGTTTTCAAATTCTTTTAAAGTCTTTAGATAGCGTTCTTTCACAGAATTAATTCTTACTTCTTCGTAAGGAACCACTTCAGAAAGATATTTGTCAATATTTTTGATGTTTCTTTCCAATTCTTCGTGCAGAGTTTTTCCTTCTGTTTTTCTGAATTCCTGAAATTTATCGACTGCTGTATTTACTATTTTAGCTAAAGCTTCCCATTCTCCTTCACCCAATTCGTCAGGTCT
The sequence above is a segment of the Chryseobacterium turcicum genome. Coding sequences within it:
- a CDS encoding YicC family protein, which codes for MILSMTGFGRAEGVFEGKKISIDIKSLNSKSFDLNIKIPLRYKEKEFEVRKILNDRIIRGKVDCYVNIENLEETNDVKINRGLIDSYINEFKNIASDGPDFEYLKMAVRLPDAITSRPDELGEGEWEALAKIVNTAVDKFQEFRKTEGKTLHEELERNIKNIDKYLSEVVPYEEVRINSVKERYLKTLKEFENVDETRFYQEMAYFTEKLDISEEKVRLAQHLKYYSEVMENEDFNGKKLGFISQEIGREINTLGSKANHAEIQKLVVMMKDDLEKIKEQTLNVL
- a CDS encoding bacteriocin-like protein gives rise to the protein MKNLKKLARVELKSINGGAVCNENCPSGPYGPGPDFPRSCEAFNALPKCCQSKVLVHMDCVDGGLS
- the nadA gene encoding quinolinate synthase NadA: MSTETLEKAKSTLPVKGFLDLKDIDIPQGEDLIKAILQLKEEKNAVILAHYYQPGEIQDIADFLGDSLQLARQAKDTDADMIVFCGVHFMAEAAKILNPTKKVVLPDTMAGCSLADGCSGEGLRKMREQHPNALIATYINCNAETKAESDIIVTSSNAETVIEALPTDRPIIFAPDKNLGRYLSKKTGRDMILWDGSCIVHEAFSMERIAKQLADNPDSKMIAHPESEESVLKLAHFIGSTSALLNFVEKDDCQKFIIATEEGILHEMRKRAPHKELIPALVFDESCNCSECFYMKRNTMEKLYLCMKYELPEILIEEELRLRALKPIEAMLDLSKSIK
- the gmk gene encoding guanylate kinase; amino-acid sequence: MDKVIIFSAPSGSGKTTLVKHSLEAIPELEFSISCTTRQPRGSEIHAIDYHFISPEEFRQKISDDAFVEFEEVYTDKYYGTLKSEVEKIWSQGKVVIFDVDVKGGISLKKYFGEKALSIFIEPPSIAELERRLISRNTDDAETIKTRVEKAEEELTYAIEFDKIVINSDLSEAKIEIESLIKSFIEETRS
- the folB gene encoding dihydroneopterin aldolase, with translation MMSKIFLEDVKIYAYHGVLPEENIIGTYYILNAEIHTDLWGAAVSDDLNDTISYADINEIIHEEMKIQSKLLEHVAGRIITKINEKFNQISYIKLRITKTSPPMKGEMKGASVELEKSFLLGGITENE